A single Deltaproteobacteria bacterium DNA region contains:
- a CDS encoding protein kinase produces MQKIGDYEIIEKIGLGGMGSVYRGRQVSLDRPVAIKVLSENLTNCTEVLQRFKSESRIIARLNHPNIIHVIDRGVTLEGMPYFVMEHVEGTDLGQEIKAGGLDTNRKLDLTIQICKALSYAHKNGVIHRDIKPANVLIDTDGNALVLDFGIAKLSDNGGPDTDHTQTDVVMGTIEYMAPEQRTATHAVTAASDLYSLGALMYELFTGVKPLGRFRPPSELDPSVPQPLEEVILRCLEPNPEDRFASADEVKDRLLQVLQGAHLPSAQKERARIGLAKVEDKFGLLDVIKEDDYGAVYLYQDNVDHRLLVIKKRTKTGAGLSEAKILTNLKHKNIVNILGASGDARLFIIVLEYLSGGCLKDRLIRPYAWADALRIAKQILSGLSFAHRNRIVHGNLRPSNILFTESGEVRITDFGLDEHYASEEGGTNWYNVCDEDRSPSGDIFAAGVIFYQMLTGLMPVWKDAKIVPHNQFNLLPIKLQKMITRMISCDKNVRHSNFDQVIVEIDGLLAAHEEKKRQRKARQAQIRSLRAAPATPQQRSRGKRLLQTFLLLGLLVVTALVYLNHVDQISVYMDTIAVLWGKLTLQLGSLFSKQPA; encoded by the coding sequence ATGCAGAAGATCGGCGACTACGAGATCATTGAAAAGATAGGGCTGGGGGGCATGGGCTCCGTTTACAGGGGGCGCCAGGTGTCACTGGACCGTCCGGTCGCCATCAAGGTGCTGTCGGAAAATCTGACGAACTGCACCGAAGTGCTCCAGCGCTTCAAAAGCGAATCACGCATCATCGCGCGCCTCAATCATCCTAACATTATCCACGTGATAGACCGAGGGGTCACACTTGAAGGGATGCCCTATTTTGTTATGGAACATGTGGAGGGCACTGATCTCGGCCAGGAGATCAAAGCAGGGGGTCTCGACACGAACCGAAAGCTGGACCTGACTATTCAGATATGCAAGGCCCTTTCTTATGCGCACAAGAACGGCGTGATTCATCGCGATATCAAGCCGGCCAACGTCTTGATCGACACCGACGGCAACGCACTGGTCCTTGATTTCGGTATCGCCAAGCTCTCTGACAACGGAGGGCCTGACACAGACCACACCCAGACAGACGTCGTCATGGGGACCATCGAGTACATGGCCCCTGAGCAGCGTACGGCCACCCATGCTGTTACTGCCGCCAGTGACCTGTACTCACTGGGCGCTCTCATGTATGAGCTGTTTACCGGAGTCAAACCGCTCGGTCGCTTCCGGCCCCCTTCGGAACTGGACCCATCTGTTCCCCAGCCTCTCGAAGAGGTAATTTTGCGTTGCCTGGAGCCTAACCCGGAGGATCGCTTTGCGTCGGCTGACGAAGTCAAGGACCGTCTTCTGCAAGTTCTTCAGGGAGCGCACCTGCCCAGCGCCCAAAAGGAGCGAGCCAGAATAGGACTGGCCAAAGTGGAAGACAAATTTGGCTTGCTCGATGTCATCAAGGAAGACGATTACGGCGCGGTTTATCTTTATCAAGACAACGTGGACCATAGACTTCTGGTGATAAAAAAGCGAACCAAAACCGGTGCAGGCCTTAGTGAGGCAAAAATTCTTACCAACCTGAAGCATAAAAACATCGTCAACATCCTGGGCGCCTCCGGAGACGCGCGACTGTTCATTATTGTATTGGAGTACCTGAGCGGGGGGTGCCTGAAAGACCGCCTCATACGGCCCTATGCCTGGGCAGATGCACTCAGGATTGCAAAGCAGATATTGAGCGGCCTTTCGTTTGCCCACAGAAACAGGATTGTGCATGGAAACCTCAGACCGAGCAACATACTTTTCACGGAATCGGGAGAGGTCAGGATTACTGACTTTGGCCTGGATGAGCACTACGCTTCGGAGGAAGGCGGTACGAACTGGTATAACGTGTGCGATGAGGACAGGTCGCCCAGTGGAGACATCTTTGCAGCAGGCGTTATTTTTTACCAGATGTTGACTGGTTTGATGCCTGTCTGGAAAGATGCCAAAATTGTCCCCCACAATCAGTTCAACCTACTTCCCATCAAGCTGCAGAAGATGATTACCCGGATGATTTCATGTGACAAAAACGTCCGACACAGTAATTTTGACCAGGTGATCGTGGAGATTGATGGTCTCCTAGCCGCCCATGAAGAGAAAAAGCGGCAACGGAAGGCGCGTCAAGCACAAATAAGGTCTCTCAGAGCGGCCCCTGCCACTCCGCAACAAAGATCAAGGGGGAAGAGACTTTTGCAGACCTTTCTGCTCCTTGGCCTGCTTGTTGTTACCGCCCTGGTGTACCTTAACCATGTCGACCAGATCAGTGTATACATGGATACGATTGCAGTTTTGTGGGGCAAGCTCACGTTGCAATTGGGGTCACTTTTTTCAAAACAGCCGGCCTGA